Proteins encoded in a region of the Rhodospirillaceae bacterium genome:
- a CDS encoding tripartite tricarboxylate transporter TctB family protein, whose translation MTDRPSTPDTGANPAPDPNAPAAGTPGGPGPRQELAAGAVLIGLSLFVLLWLIPNHTGEATDDLEVAPGFFPQIAAVSLLVLSVLLVGHRLVRFPKLRSIRPATDGLAVLSEIAILAAGGLLVAWALGAVGYLVVAPAVMLAGLLAGGERRWWVIALVIAGMTAATWFGADLLFGVVLP comes from the coding sequence GTGACGGACCGGCCAAGCACGCCCGATACCGGCGCCAATCCGGCGCCGGACCCGAACGCGCCGGCGGCAGGAACGCCCGGCGGTCCCGGCCCGCGGCAGGAACTTGCCGCGGGCGCGGTGCTGATCGGCCTGTCGCTGTTCGTCCTGCTCTGGCTGATCCCGAATCATACCGGGGAAGCGACCGACGATCTTGAGGTCGCGCCGGGCTTCTTCCCGCAGATAGCCGCCGTCTCCTTGCTCGTCCTGTCGGTGCTGCTGGTCGGCCACCGGCTGGTCCGCTTCCCGAAGCTGCGCAGCATCCGGCCGGCAACCGACGGCCTTGCTGTCCTGTCTGAAATCGCGATCCTGGCGGCGGGCGGCCTGCTGGTCGCCTGGGCGCTGGGGGCGGTCGGATATCTCGTCGTCGCGCCGGCGGTGATGCTGGCCGGCCTGCTCGCCGGCGGCGAACGGCGCTGGTGGGTCATCGCGCTCGTCATCGCCGGCATGACCGCCGCGACCTGGTTCGGCGCCGACCTGCTGTTCGGCGTGGTCCTCCCGTGA
- a CDS encoding tripartite tricarboxylate transporter substrate binding protein produces the protein MFGHRPVERVGEHAGSPPSRGFPPVRAIDLPLPIGPAPRGRYTPRRIKATRQKARKLYSFLQFMQIKNPGRRIMPHHPISRAALLAVGAAILPTFAAYGPAGPAVAADYPSKPITLVIPYRAGGSTETMGRIFSKALGKELGTKIVIKTRPGAGGGVGALEVSKKAPDGYTLLFAAAVSLLWHPLTRSIGFDVDSFTYIGQITNYQQALIARQDAPFNTMKELIAHAKTKRLNYADQGPMQRAFVDFMGAKEGVKWTGIPTKGGGEMVPFLLGGKVDFAWSGGIHQRFGGKMKVLLSFNSGRLAASPDVPSMQELYGVSMPSQAVIVGPKGMDAAVVAKVEGAIKKAVTDKAFLDLLANKLRFPAKFAGHKALTAQIQEVVAGMKRVIAATKK, from the coding sequence ATGTTCGGGCACCGGCCCGTCGAGCGTGTTGGTGAGCATGCTGGCAGTCCTCCTTCGCGCGGCTTCCCGCCGGTTCGGGCCATCGATTTGCCGTTGCCGATCGGACCGGCGCCGCGCGGACGGTACACGCCCCGACGCATCAAAGCGACTCGACAGAAGGCGCGAAAACTATATAGTTTTTTGCAGTTTATGCAGATCAAGAATCCGGGGAGGCGTATCATGCCGCATCATCCAATATCCCGCGCCGCGCTGCTTGCGGTTGGCGCTGCCATCCTGCCGACCTTCGCGGCATACGGACCGGCCGGACCGGCCGTCGCCGCCGACTATCCCAGCAAGCCGATCACACTGGTCATTCCCTACCGGGCCGGCGGCAGCACCGAAACCATGGGCCGGATTTTCTCCAAGGCGCTGGGCAAGGAGCTGGGCACCAAGATCGTCATCAAAACCCGTCCGGGCGCCGGCGGCGGGGTCGGCGCCCTGGAAGTCTCCAAGAAAGCGCCCGACGGCTACACGCTGCTGTTCGCAGCCGCAGTGTCACTGCTTTGGCACCCGCTGACGCGGAGTATCGGTTTCGACGTCGACAGCTTCACCTATATCGGACAGATCACGAACTATCAGCAGGCGCTGATCGCCCGGCAGGACGCGCCGTTCAACACGATGAAGGAATTGATCGCCCACGCCAAGACCAAGCGGCTGAACTATGCCGACCAAGGTCCAATGCAGCGCGCATTCGTGGATTTCATGGGCGCGAAGGAAGGCGTGAAATGGACCGGCATCCCCACCAAGGGCGGCGGCGAGATGGTGCCGTTCCTGCTCGGCGGGAAAGTCGATTTCGCCTGGAGCGGCGGTATTCATCAGCGCTTCGGCGGCAAAATGAAAGTGCTCCTGTCGTTCAACAGCGGCCGGCTCGCAGCCTCGCCTGACGTGCCATCGATGCAGGAACTGTACGGCGTGTCGATGCCGAGCCAGGCCGTCATCGTCGGACCCAAGGGGATGGACGCTGCGGTCGTGGCGAAGGTTGAAGGCGCCATCAAGAAAGCCGTTACCGACAAGGCGTTCCTCGACCTGCTTGCCAACAAGTTGCGCTTCCCGGCCAAATTCGCCGGGCACAAGGCGCTGACGGCGCAGATCCAGGAGGTCGTCGCCGGCATGAAACGGGTCATCGCCGCCACCAAGAAGTGA
- a CDS encoding DUF3604 domain-containing protein, whose amino-acid sequence MLTNTLDGPVPEHLVGEAWPAVQPGADPVLLGHAKLEPSDPVAARSAQTFTLTYTVGRYGLDDTGAIRVAFRAMTDFGRLQVDDPAAPGYVSAQTSGNARIVLDYAGFGVASRPRWRALTARVRGGYLREGDTITIVFGDTSGGSPGMKMQTFVEGGFEFKVLADVCASGHFTPIVDTPSVAVVPGPPAVWRAVLSSLRRPGEPFRFGLKAEDAWGNPTPLAEGDFAFETTLPVNGLPERYRYEKGNRSVVFDGLTVDRPGLLRIAVRDAAGAAVAESHPMMVREGAYAGYWGDLHGQSGESIGVTTAEQYFDFARNKAVLDVTSHQANDFQVNNAFWAHINTLTARHDEPGMFVTFPGYEWSGNTAVGGDRNVYFRQEGRQIRRSSHALLVDRSDLDTDAPNARLLFEALEDEDCFVYAHVGGRYADTAFAHDPRVEKAMEIHSAWGTFEWLLTDGFALGHRCGVVCNSDGHKGRPGASYPGASMFGAYGGLTCFLAEDLTRDGIMDAVRRRHTYGTTGTRMHMDVQVALAGGGTLFDRDPNVYPDTETRRVDSVMMGDIVQTADREAALKLHVVAQTPIERIEVRNGTTVVRTLRPYGAGDLGNRLRVLWSGAEYRGRGRDSAWSGEARFSRAKIDRLAKINVWNHERRLETEGDGKVVFEAITTGNYGGFDVWLDGDAGAVEIETNRGTLAAALSEIGLEDTVLEAGGLARRVKAFRLPETLSVREMEETVTIPLSDGGDNPLWISVYTEDGFQAWSSPVFVFR is encoded by the coding sequence ATGCTCACCAACACGCTCGACGGGCCGGTGCCCGAACATCTGGTTGGCGAGGCCTGGCCGGCGGTCCAGCCCGGCGCGGACCCGGTGTTGCTGGGTCATGCGAAGCTGGAGCCCTCGGATCCGGTGGCGGCGCGCTCGGCGCAGACCTTCACGCTGACCTATACGGTCGGCCGCTACGGCCTGGACGATACCGGCGCGATCCGCGTGGCGTTCAGGGCGATGACCGATTTCGGCCGCCTGCAGGTCGACGATCCGGCTGCGCCCGGCTATGTCTCGGCGCAGACCAGCGGCAATGCGCGTATCGTGCTCGATTATGCCGGCTTCGGCGTCGCTTCCCGGCCGCGCTGGCGGGCGCTCACCGCCCGGGTTCGCGGCGGCTATCTCCGCGAGGGCGATACCATCACGATCGTCTTCGGCGATACCTCGGGCGGATCGCCGGGCATGAAGATGCAGACCTTCGTGGAAGGCGGCTTCGAGTTCAAGGTGCTGGCCGACGTGTGCGCCTCCGGCCATTTCACGCCGATCGTCGACACGCCGAGCGTCGCCGTCGTGCCGGGCCCGCCCGCGGTCTGGCGCGCCGTGCTCTCCTCCCTGCGCCGGCCGGGCGAGCCCTTCCGCTTCGGCCTCAAGGCCGAGGACGCCTGGGGCAACCCGACGCCGCTGGCCGAGGGCGACTTCGCCTTCGAGACGACGCTGCCGGTCAACGGCCTGCCGGAGCGCTACCGCTACGAAAAGGGCAACCGCTCGGTCGTGTTCGACGGGCTGACGGTCGACCGGCCCGGCCTGCTGCGCATAGCCGTGCGCGATGCCGCGGGCGCCGCGGTCGCCGAGAGCCATCCGATGATGGTCCGCGAGGGTGCCTATGCCGGCTACTGGGGCGATTTGCACGGCCAGAGCGGCGAGAGCATCGGCGTCACCACCGCCGAGCAGTATTTCGATTTCGCGCGCAACAAGGCGGTGCTCGACGTCACCAGCCACCAGGCCAACGATTTCCAGGTCAACAACGCCTTCTGGGCCCATATCAACACCCTGACCGCGCGCCATGACGAGCCGGGCATGTTCGTGACCTTTCCCGGTTACGAATGGTCGGGCAACACGGCGGTCGGCGGCGACCGCAACGTCTATTTCCGGCAGGAAGGCCGGCAGATCCGCCGGTCCTCCCACGCGTTGCTGGTCGACCGCTCGGACCTCGATACCGACGCGCCGAATGCCCGGCTGCTGTTCGAGGCGCTCGAGGACGAGGACTGCTTCGTCTACGCCCATGTCGGCGGGCGCTATGCCGATACCGCCTTTGCCCACGATCCGCGGGTCGAAAAGGCGATGGAAATCCATTCGGCCTGGGGCACCTTCGAATGGCTGCTGACCGACGGCTTCGCGCTGGGCCACCGTTGCGGCGTGGTGTGCAACAGCGACGGCCACAAGGGCCGACCCGGCGCCAGCTATCCCGGCGCCTCGATGTTCGGCGCCTATGGCGGGCTGACCTGCTTTCTGGCTGAAGACCTGACCCGCGACGGCATCATGGACGCGGTGCGGCGGCGCCATACCTACGGCACGACCGGAACCCGGATGCACATGGACGTGCAGGTGGCTCTTGCCGGCGGCGGCACCCTGTTCGACCGGGATCCCAACGTCTACCCGGATACGGAAACCCGCCGCGTCGATTCCGTAATGATGGGCGATATCGTGCAGACCGCGGACCGGGAGGCGGCGCTGAAGCTCCATGTTGTGGCCCAGACGCCGATCGAGCGGATCGAGGTGCGCAACGGGACGACGGTGGTCCGGACGCTGCGTCCCTATGGCGCCGGCGACCTCGGCAACCGGCTGCGCGTGCTGTGGAGCGGCGCCGAATATCGCGGCCGCGGCCGGGACAGCGCGTGGAGCGGCGAGGCCCGGTTCAGCCGCGCAAAAATCGACCGGCTGGCAAAGATCAATGTCTGGAACCATGAGCGCCGGCTGGAAACGGAGGGCGACGGCAAGGTCGTCTTCGAGGCCATTACCACCGGCAACTATGGCGGCTTCGACGTCTGGCTGGACGGCGATGCCGGCGCGGTGGAAATCGAAACCAACCGCGGCACCCTGGCGGCGGCGCTGAGCGAAATCGGGTTGGAGGATACCGTGCTGGAAGCCGGCGGACTCGCCCGGCGGGTCAAGGCCTTCCGGCTGCCGGAAACCCTGAGCGTCCGCGAGATGGAGGAGACGGTGACGATCCCGCTGTCCGACGGCGGCGACAACCCGCTGTGGATCAGCGTCTACACCGAAGACGGCTTCCAGGCCTGGAGCAGCCCGGTGTTCGTTTTCCGCTAG
- a CDS encoding DUF1244 domain-containing protein: MDDATRTELEAAAFRRLVGHLRARTDVQNIDLMNLAGFCRNCLSNWYKDAADEKGLELDKMAAREIVYGMPFAEWKAKHQKEATAEQQAAFEAAQADADH; this comes from the coding sequence ATGGACGACGCCACCCGCACCGAACTGGAAGCCGCCGCCTTCCGCCGCCTGGTCGGCCATCTGCGCGCGCGCACCGACGTGCAGAATATCGACCTGATGAACCTGGCCGGCTTCTGCCGCAACTGCCTGAGCAACTGGTACAAGGACGCCGCCGACGAGAAGGGGCTGGAGCTCGACAAGATGGCGGCGCGCGAGATCGTCTACGGCATGCCGTTTGCCGAATGGAAGGCGAAGCACCAGAAGGAGGCGACGGCCGAACAGCAGGCCGCTTTCGAGGCGGCACAGGCTGACGCCGATCACTGA
- a CDS encoding purine phosphorylase, with translation MTEATEKPAAARSLGIVTGLAKEAACLRRAGAAELLMVRAAAGRPEEAAAAARAMAAYGASGLVSFGVAGGLDPSLGAGVIVIASSVIGPDGAAMPAHEPWVKALLRIDGTFDSGAIVGSDRPVMTALDKRRLFRRHGALAVDMESHAVAAVARDAGIPFAAIRAIGDPAGRTVPRAALAGLMPDGRTRALPVLAGLLRRPRDFAGIWRLARETDRALSALRAAVEAGAIDALR, from the coding sequence ATGACCGAAGCCACCGAAAAGCCTGCCGCCGCGCGTAGCCTCGGCATCGTCACCGGCCTCGCGAAAGAGGCCGCCTGTCTGCGCCGGGCCGGCGCGGCGGAGCTTCTGATGGTCCGCGCTGCGGCCGGGCGGCCCGAAGAGGCCGCTGCCGCGGCGCGCGCCATGGCGGCGTACGGCGCTTCCGGCCTGGTCAGCTTCGGCGTCGCCGGCGGGCTCGACCCGTCGCTCGGCGCCGGCGTGATCGTCATCGCGTCCTCGGTCATCGGGCCGGACGGCGCCGCGATGCCGGCGCACGAGCCCTGGGTCAAGGCCCTCCTGCGGATCGACGGCACCTTCGACAGCGGCGCCATCGTCGGCAGCGACCGGCCGGTGATGACCGCGCTGGACAAGCGCCGGCTGTTCCGCCGCCACGGCGCCCTGGCGGTCGACATGGAGAGCCACGCCGTCGCCGCCGTGGCCCGGGACGCCGGTATCCCGTTCGCGGCCATCCGCGCTATCGGCGATCCGGCCGGCCGGACGGTGCCGCGCGCGGCGCTCGCCGGCCTCATGCCGGACGGCAGGACGCGGGCCTTGCCCGTGCTCGCCGGCCTGCTGCGCCGCCCGCGCGACTTCGCCGGCATTTGGCGGCTGGCGCGGGAGACCGACCGGGCGCTTTCCGCCCTGCGCGCTGCGGTCGAGGCCGGCGCGATCGACGCGTTGCGGTAG
- a CDS encoding cache domain-containing protein yields the protein MPFRKAAAALLLLSILSAAPGARAFDPRCPVATEERARALAERAAAFLKSNGAGVALPAFTARTHGFGAGDLYVFVFDFHGTMLASGGWPEHVGANVVGPDGAGGPYARIRRRAASPAGRGWVRYNWYSPCTRSMQPKMTYVIRVGRYIVGVGAYTIPSV from the coding sequence ATGCCGTTCAGGAAGGCCGCGGCCGCGCTTCTCCTCCTGTCGATCCTGTCGGCCGCGCCCGGCGCACGGGCTTTCGACCCGCGCTGCCCCGTGGCCACCGAGGAACGGGCCCGGGCGCTGGCGGAACGGGCTGCGGCCTTCCTGAAGTCGAACGGCGCAGGGGTGGCGCTGCCGGCCTTTACCGCGCGGACGCACGGCTTCGGCGCCGGCGACCTCTATGTCTTCGTCTTCGATTTCCACGGCACGATGCTGGCCAGCGGCGGCTGGCCGGAGCATGTCGGAGCGAATGTCGTCGGTCCTGACGGCGCCGGCGGCCCCTATGCCCGCATCCGCCGCCGCGCCGCGTCTCCGGCAGGCCGCGGCTGGGTCCGTTACAACTGGTACAGCCCCTGCACGCGCTCCATGCAGCCCAAGATGACTTATGTCATCCGGGTCGGCCGCTACATCGTCGGGGTCGGGGCCTATACGATTCCGAGCGTGTAA
- a CDS encoding S1C family serine protease, translating to MSDDDSEGDWAFAETDRANPDEVDYDLDRVLESMVALRAEIPEDAFTAGILGTERAGNGIVIDESGLVLTIGYLTTEAETIWLNTHSGAAVPGHAVAYDFETGFGLVQALGRLNCPALEFGSSRNLGAGSKVVVAGHGGYEHALAARVVGKREFAGYWEYVLDEAIFTAPAHPNWGGAALIGPDGKLYGVGSLFVQNARGGEQRSDGNMIVPIDLLPPVLSDLQTYGVSSRSARPWLGLYAAEVSDQLVIIGLVEDGPAHKAGLLPGDIVLQVMGSPVGDLPDFFRTVWETGTAGTRVPLTIAREGEVSQVSVRSIDRGSMLKPPKLH from the coding sequence ATGAGCGACGACGATAGCGAAGGCGACTGGGCGTTCGCGGAAACCGACCGGGCAAATCCGGACGAGGTCGATTACGATCTGGACCGGGTGCTCGAGTCCATGGTGGCCCTGCGGGCGGAAATCCCCGAGGACGCCTTCACCGCCGGTATTCTGGGCACGGAGCGGGCCGGCAACGGCATCGTGATCGACGAATCCGGCCTTGTCCTCACCATCGGCTATCTCACCACCGAAGCCGAAACGATCTGGCTCAACACCCATAGCGGCGCCGCGGTGCCGGGCCACGCGGTGGCCTACGATTTCGAGACCGGCTTCGGCCTGGTCCAGGCGCTCGGGCGGCTGAATTGTCCGGCGCTCGAATTCGGCAGTTCGAGGAACCTTGGCGCCGGCTCGAAGGTCGTGGTCGCGGGGCACGGCGGATACGAACATGCCCTGGCGGCCCGGGTGGTCGGCAAACGCGAATTTGCCGGCTATTGGGAATACGTCCTGGACGAGGCGATCTTCACCGCGCCGGCCCATCCCAACTGGGGCGGCGCCGCCCTGATCGGACCGGACGGCAAGCTCTACGGCGTCGGCTCCCTGTTCGTGCAAAACGCCCGCGGCGGCGAGCAGCGCTCCGACGGCAACATGATCGTGCCGATCGATCTGCTGCCGCCGGTGTTGAGCGATCTGCAAACCTACGGCGTCTCCAGCCGCAGCGCGCGCCCGTGGCTCGGCCTCTATGCTGCCGAAGTGTCCGACCAGCTCGTCATCATCGGCCTGGTCGAGGACGGGCCGGCCCATAAGGCCGGGCTGCTGCCGGGCGATATCGTGCTTCAGGTCATGGGCTCGCCGGTCGGCGATCTGCCGGATTTCTTCCGCACGGTCTGGGAAACCGGCACAGCCGGAACCCGGGTGCCACTGACAATCGCGCGCGAGGGCGAGGTCTCCCAGGTCTCGGTCAGGAGCATCGATCGCGGCAGCATGCTCAAGCCGCCGAAACTGCACTGA
- a CDS encoding ABC transporter ATP-binding protein, whose amino-acid sequence MNDATPVLECRNLSISYYVRAGEIPAVVDFNLKLMPGEAHGIVGESGCGKSTVALAVMNYMGKNGGITGGEIFFEGRDMRTMSGEELRQIRGSKISMVYQEPMASLNPAMRIGEQLAEVPLYHEAETSKEAAYDRAEQMLAKVRLPDPLRIMNAYPHQISGGQQQRVVIAMALLANPRLLLLDEPTTALDVTVEAGIVELIKDISSEFGTSMIYISHNLGLILETCDRLTVMYSGEAVENGSITDVFDNMRHPYTRGLFSSIPLPSADKNARPLLPIRGQLPLPHDRPEGCYFGPRCDYFEAGRCDHGLIPMEDTGAGERHAVRCVRFREIDWSVPLELPDPGPPVEAGDVVLNVQQLQKHYEIETGGLFLPGEKKTVKANEALDFRAREAETVAIVGESGCGKSTFAKVLMGLESATDGEVTLDDVKLGQLAVQKRDEETISRLQMVFQNPFDTLNPSHSVGGQIGRVIRKFGVETDREKVEERVHRLLDIVKLPRDFAKRRPRQLSGGQKQRVGIARAFAGDPKVVIADEPVSALDVSVQAAVTGLLMDIQRENRTTLLFISHDLSVVRYLADRIVVMYLGRIMEKGTTDEIFAPPYHPYTEALLSAVPIADTSVNKRKVVLTGELPSPANPPSGCVFSTRCPYAMPGVCDVTAPPVREFADRHNIACHLEPEQLTAMEPVITIEEEQAA is encoded by the coding sequence ATGAACGACGCGACTCCTGTCCTGGAGTGCCGGAATCTCAGCATTTCCTACTATGTCCGCGCCGGCGAGATCCCCGCGGTCGTCGATTTCAACCTGAAGCTGATGCCCGGCGAAGCCCACGGAATCGTCGGCGAATCGGGCTGCGGCAAGTCCACGGTCGCGCTCGCCGTCATGAACTATATGGGCAAGAACGGCGGCATCACCGGCGGCGAAATCTTCTTCGAGGGGCGCGACATGCGCACCATGAGCGGCGAGGAATTGCGCCAGATTCGCGGCTCCAAGATTTCCATGGTCTACCAGGAGCCGATGGCGTCGCTCAATCCGGCCATGCGGATCGGCGAACAGCTCGCCGAAGTGCCGCTCTACCACGAAGCGGAGACCTCGAAGGAAGCGGCCTACGACAGGGCGGAGCAGATGCTCGCCAAGGTGCGCCTGCCCGACCCGCTGCGTATCATGAATGCCTATCCGCACCAGATATCCGGCGGCCAGCAGCAGCGTGTCGTGATCGCCATGGCGCTGCTCGCCAATCCGCGGCTGCTGCTGCTGGATGAGCCGACGACCGCGCTCGACGTCACGGTGGAGGCCGGCATCGTCGAACTCATCAAGGACATTTCCTCGGAGTTCGGCACCTCCATGATCTACATTTCCCACAATCTGGGGCTGATCCTGGAGACCTGCGACCGCCTGACCGTGATGTATTCGGGCGAAGCCGTCGAGAACGGCAGCATCACCGACGTGTTCGACAACATGCGCCATCCCTATACGCGGGGCCTGTTCTCGTCGATCCCGCTGCCGAGCGCCGACAAGAACGCGCGGCCGCTGCTGCCGATCCGCGGCCAGCTTCCGCTGCCGCACGACCGGCCGGAGGGCTGCTATTTCGGCCCGCGCTGCGACTATTTCGAGGCCGGCCGCTGTGACCACGGACTGATCCCGATGGAGGATACCGGGGCCGGCGAGCGCCACGCCGTGCGCTGCGTCCGCTTCAGGGAGATCGACTGGTCGGTGCCGCTCGAGCTGCCGGATCCCGGTCCGCCGGTCGAGGCGGGCGATGTGGTCCTCAACGTGCAGCAGTTGCAGAAGCACTACGAGATCGAGACCGGCGGCCTGTTCCTCCCCGGCGAAAAGAAAACCGTCAAGGCCAACGAGGCGCTCGATTTCCGGGCGCGGGAGGCCGAAACGGTCGCGATCGTCGGCGAATCCGGCTGCGGCAAGTCGACCTTCGCCAAGGTGCTGATGGGCCTGGAATCGGCAACCGACGGCGAAGTTACGCTCGACGATGTCAAACTGGGCCAGCTGGCCGTTCAGAAACGCGACGAGGAAACGATCTCGCGCCTGCAGATGGTGTTCCAGAATCCGTTCGACACGCTCAACCCGAGCCACAGCGTGGGCGGCCAGATCGGCCGGGTGATCCGGAAGTTCGGCGTCGAGACCGACCGCGAAAAGGTCGAGGAACGGGTCCACAGATTGCTCGATATCGTCAAGCTGCCGCGCGATTTCGCCAAGCGGCGACCGCGCCAGCTCTCCGGCGGCCAGAAGCAGCGCGTCGGCATCGCCCGCGCCTTCGCCGGCGATCCGAAGGTCGTCATCGCCGACGAGCCGGTCTCGGCACTCGACGTGTCGGTCCAGGCGGCGGTCACCGGCCTGCTGATGGACATCCAGCGCGAGAACCGCACGACGCTGCTGTTCATCAGCCACGACCTTTCGGTCGTCCGCTATCTCGCCGACCGCATCGTCGTGATGTATCTCGGCCGGATCATGGAAAAGGGCACGACGGACGAGATTTTCGCCCCGCCCTACCATCCCTATACCGAAGCGCTGCTGTCGGCGGTGCCGATCGCCGATACGTCGGTGAACAAACGCAAGGTCGTGTTGACCGGCGAACTGCCGTCGCCGGCCAATCCGCCCTCCGGATGCGTGTTCAGCACCCGCTGTCCCTATGCCATGCCGGGCGTGTGCGACGTGACCGCGCCGCCGGTGCGTGAGTTCGCCGACCGCCACAACATCGCCTGCCATCTTGAGCCGGAGCAGCTGACGGCGATGGAGCCGGTGATCACGATCGAGGAAGAGCAGGCCGCCTGA